In Acidobacteriota bacterium, the DNA window GGAGTTTCTCCGGCTTCCACTTTGCCGCCGGGAAACTCCCAGCGCAGGGGTTCGGGCATGGATTCGGAACGCTGGGCCACCAGGCAGCGGCGGCGATGCAGGATCGCCGCCCCGA includes these proteins:
- a CDS encoding NUDIX domain-containing protein; protein product: MLHVVGAAILHRRRCLVAQRSESMPEPLRWEFPGGKVEAGETP